The following are encoded in a window of Brockia lithotrophica genomic DNA:
- a CDS encoding nickel-dependent hydrogenase large subunit codes for MANGRVVVDPVTRIEGHLRIEAEVENKRITKAYSSGTAVRGIELIVRGRDPRDLWAFTQRICGVCTTVHALASVRAVEDALGIQIPHNAHLIRNLMHETILIHDHVVHFYQLHAMDWVDVVDALKADPAKAAEIAQMYSKWPNSTAAYFKDVQDKVKRIVDSGQLGIFATGYWGHPAYALPPEVNLIAVAHYLEALDFQKDVVRIHTIFGGRNPHPNYTVGGVPWPIDPNMDNALNTSRLTEVEKQIDRAYEFVKEVYLPDVLVLSAFYRDWTYGGGLTNYLAYGDLSPVSIYDVKSYRFPRGAVLDLNLNEVHDVDPRAIDQVQEFVDHSWYTYDGKETPGYGLHPWDGQTNLHYTGPTQEYEYLDVQGKYSWVKAPRWKEKHMEVGPLARMMVGYAAKNERIRHAVDDALSRINHLISALNLNKAPVDIRWMHSAIGRTLGRALDASLAVEFAKEDMAALWANIRNGNLATFDSSKWEPNTWPKETKGVGWVEAPRGSLGHWVIIKDQKIEKFQAVVPTTWNASPRDALQNEGAYEASLVGSPLEIPDQPLEIIRIVHSFDPCMACAVHLTDLAENRTIEVFLDM; via the coding sequence ATGGCCAACGGACGTGTCGTCGTCGATCCGGTAACCCGCATTGAAGGGCACCTCAGGATTGAGGCCGAGGTAGAGAACAAGAGGATCACCAAGGCGTACAGCTCGGGGACCGCGGTGCGCGGCATCGAGCTCATCGTTCGCGGGCGCGACCCGCGCGATCTTTGGGCGTTTACCCAGCGCATTTGCGGCGTGTGCACGACCGTGCACGCCCTAGCTTCCGTGCGCGCGGTCGAGGACGCCCTCGGAATTCAGATCCCCCACAACGCCCACCTCATCCGCAACTTGATGCACGAGACGATCCTCATCCACGACCACGTCGTTCACTTTTACCAGCTCCACGCCATGGACTGGGTGGACGTCGTCGACGCCCTTAAGGCGGACCCTGCGAAGGCGGCGGAGATCGCTCAGATGTACTCGAAGTGGCCGAATTCCACGGCGGCGTACTTCAAGGACGTGCAGGACAAGGTCAAGCGCATCGTCGACAGCGGACAGCTGGGGATCTTCGCCACGGGGTACTGGGGACATCCGGCCTACGCCCTGCCTCCGGAGGTCAACCTCATCGCCGTTGCCCACTACTTGGAAGCCCTCGACTTCCAAAAGGATGTAGTACGGATCCACACGATCTTCGGCGGTCGCAACCCGCACCCGAACTACACCGTGGGCGGTGTGCCGTGGCCGATCGACCCGAACATGGACAACGCCTTGAACACGTCGCGCCTCACGGAAGTCGAAAAGCAGATCGACCGCGCCTACGAGTTCGTGAAGGAAGTGTACCTACCCGACGTGCTCGTCCTTTCGGCCTTTTACCGGGACTGGACGTACGGCGGCGGGCTTACGAACTACCTCGCCTACGGCGACCTGTCGCCCGTGAGCATCTACGACGTAAAGAGCTACCGCTTCCCCCGAGGCGCGGTGCTCGACCTCAATCTAAACGAGGTACACGACGTCGACCCGCGGGCCATCGACCAGGTTCAGGAATTCGTCGACCATTCCTGGTACACGTACGACGGCAAGGAGACCCCTGGGTACGGTCTGCATCCCTGGGACGGCCAGACGAACCTCCACTACACGGGACCTACCCAGGAGTACGAGTACCTCGACGTCCAAGGGAAGTACAGCTGGGTGAAGGCCCCGCGGTGGAAGGAAAAGCACATGGAAGTCGGTCCCCTGGCGCGCATGATGGTCGGGTACGCGGCGAAGAACGAGCGCATCCGCCACGCGGTCGACGACGCCCTCTCCCGCATCAACCACCTGATCTCGGCCCTAAACCTCAACAAGGCACCCGTGGACATCCGCTGGATGCACTCCGCAATCGGCCGTACGCTCGGCCGCGCCCTCGACGCCTCTTTGGCCGTGGAATTTGCTAAGGAGGACATGGCCGCCCTCTGGGCGAACATCCGGAACGGCAACCTCGCCACCTTCGACAGTTCGAAGTGGGAGCCGAACACCTGGCCCAAGGAGACGAAGGGCGTCGGTTGGGTGGAGGCGCCGCGGGGCTCTCTTGGCCACTGGGTGATCATCAAGGACCAAAAGATCGAGAAGTTCCAGGCCGTCGTACCGACGACGTGGAACGCCTCGCCGCGCGACGCATTGCAAAACGAAGGGGCGTATGAGGCCTCGCTCGTCGGCTCGCCTTTGGAAATCCCTGATCAGCCCCTCGAGATCATCCGCATCGTCCACTCCTTTGACCCGTGCATGGCGTGCGCCGTACACCTCACGGACCTCGCCGAAAACCGGACGATCGAAGTCTTCCTCGACATGTGA
- a CDS encoding patatin-like phospholipase family protein, which translates to MGEFGDVRIGLVLGAGGVRGLAHLGVLEVLEEAGISVCCIAGSSVGALIAALYADGRSPREIFSLYRQTDIRQFLDFRPSRYALLRGTKILKAIAEVFGDRDLADFPLPVYIAATDLKSGELVVFREGPASLLLRASIALPGLLEPVFYGPYVLVDGGVVARVPAEALERESVDLSIGVDVSPAPPVRNIRHVYDVLVRTMEISGHHLIRCKNREVDVLIQPSLNGVRSTLFVDDPERLLEGGREAAVRALPVIRKKIQRIKALKKR; encoded by the coding sequence GTGGGGGAATTCGGAGACGTTCGCATCGGACTCGTCCTCGGCGCGGGAGGCGTACGCGGACTCGCGCACCTCGGTGTCCTCGAGGTCTTAGAGGAGGCCGGGATTTCCGTTTGCTGCATTGCGGGTTCAAGCGTGGGAGCGCTCATAGCTGCGCTGTACGCCGATGGCCGTTCCCCTCGTGAGATTTTTTCCCTGTACCGTCAAACGGATATAAGGCAGTTTCTCGACTTTCGGCCTTCGCGTTACGCACTTTTGCGCGGCACAAAGATCCTTAAGGCGATTGCAGAGGTATTCGGAGACCGCGACCTCGCCGACTTTCCTTTGCCGGTCTATATCGCGGCCACGGACCTGAAAAGCGGGGAACTCGTCGTCTTCCGCGAGGGCCCCGCCTCTCTCCTTTTGCGGGCGAGCATCGCCCTTCCCGGGCTCTTGGAGCCTGTATTCTACGGCCCCTATGTCCTCGTCGACGGCGGCGTCGTTGCCCGCGTGCCTGCCGAAGCCTTGGAGAGGGAGTCTGTAGATCTCAGCATCGGTGTGGACGTTTCTCCCGCACCTCCCGTGCGGAACATCCGCCACGTGTACGACGTATTGGTCCGCACGATGGAGATTTCCGGACACCACCTCATTCGGTGCAAGAACCGCGAAGTAGATGTGCTCATCCAACCGAGCCTTAACGGCGTACGTTCCACGCTTTTCGTGGACGATCCGGAACGGCTTCTCGAGGGGGGGCGGGAGGCCGCCGTGCGGGCGCTTCCTGTGATCCGAAAGAAGATCCAAAGGATCAAGGCTCTGAAAAAGAGGTAA
- the cybH gene encoding Ni/Fe-hydrogenase, b-type cytochrome subunit → MAYELEARERAHRRADEGGERRRVAAPGVPEHRRPVVQDLGDGYVRVYVWELPVRVWHWINAFSIFTLFATGVYIGNPFVFPVPLIPGEAANFFMGWVRIVHFITGFVFAVAWVGRLYWLIWGNRYAAENPFTKEFWSGMWETLKFYLFLPNRKRHYVGHNPLAMFSYYALGVMSLIMVLTGFFMLFEPQLDTTWGKLVSWQFKVFGDAFTIRSIHHVVAWLIMIFVMVHVYMAIRDDFMERSGTLSSIFTGWKTAPKEAVAEELGRKLDVPVETSEALRN, encoded by the coding sequence GTGGCTTACGAGCTCGAGGCACGGGAGCGGGCTCACCGTCGCGCAGACGAGGGCGGGGAACGCCGGCGGGTCGCCGCTCCCGGCGTTCCCGAACACCGCCGCCCCGTGGTACAAGATTTAGGTGACGGTTACGTGCGCGTCTACGTCTGGGAACTCCCCGTCCGCGTGTGGCATTGGATCAACGCCTTTTCCATCTTCACCCTTTTCGCTACCGGGGTGTACATCGGCAACCCATTCGTGTTTCCCGTCCCCCTCATTCCCGGCGAGGCGGCGAACTTTTTCATGGGGTGGGTGAGGATCGTCCACTTCATCACCGGATTCGTCTTCGCCGTCGCGTGGGTGGGCAGGTTGTACTGGCTCATCTGGGGGAACCGCTACGCGGCGGAAAATCCGTTCACCAAGGAATTTTGGTCGGGGATGTGGGAAACCCTCAAGTTCTACCTCTTTCTGCCTAACCGCAAGCGTCACTACGTAGGGCACAACCCGCTCGCCATGTTCAGCTACTACGCCCTCGGCGTGATGTCCTTGATCATGGTGCTCACGGGGTTCTTCATGCTCTTCGAACCGCAGCTCGATACCACGTGGGGGAAGCTCGTCTCCTGGCAGTTTAAGGTCTTCGGCGATGCGTTCACGATTCGCTCGATTCACCACGTCGTCGCATGGCTCATCATGATCTTCGTCATGGTCCACGTGTACATGGCGATCCGCGACGACTTCATGGAGCGCTCCGGCACCTTGAGCTCGATCTTCACCGGCTGGAAGACGGCCCCCAAAGAGGCGGTTGCGGAGGAGCTCGGTCGCAAGCTCGACGTCCCCGTGGAAACTTCCGAAGCCTTGCGGAACTAA
- a CDS encoding MgtC/SapB family protein codes for MIAVTLGEFALRIGTAVLLGAMIGFERQWRQRRAGLRTNALVALASATFVSLSELVPGDTSPTRIASYVVSGIGFLGAGVIMREGFNVRGLNTAATLWASAAVGVLAGWGFTSYAALAAAFVVLTHVVLRPLGAYIDRRPLGEATDLDVAFVLTVVCRAKEEYRLRLRIIEELARERLRLLSLQTMPYVAGGSPGAEPSPPLASPDELVVIEAEIRHANEEDRRAMEGVAERIAADPDVRRVRWYAREHARED; via the coding sequence GTGATCGCCGTGACGCTCGGTGAGTTTGCCCTTCGCATCGGGACGGCCGTGCTCCTCGGCGCGATGATCGGCTTTGAGCGCCAATGGCGCCAGCGCCGCGCCGGACTCCGGACGAATGCCCTCGTCGCCCTCGCATCGGCGACGTTCGTGTCGCTTTCCGAACTCGTACCTGGGGACACGAGCCCGACGCGCATCGCCTCCTACGTCGTGTCGGGCATCGGCTTTCTCGGCGCTGGAGTGATCATGCGCGAAGGCTTCAACGTGCGCGGACTGAATACGGCGGCGACCCTTTGGGCCTCCGCCGCCGTAGGCGTTCTTGCCGGTTGGGGCTTTACGAGCTACGCTGCGCTGGCTGCTGCCTTCGTCGTCCTCACGCACGTGGTGTTGCGTCCCCTGGGCGCCTACATCGACCGTCGTCCGCTCGGAGAAGCCACAGACCTCGACGTCGCCTTCGTGTTGACGGTCGTGTGCCGCGCCAAAGAAGAGTACCGACTGAGACTCAGAATCATCGAAGAACTTGCACGCGAACGCCTGCGCCTTCTCTCCCTTCAGACCATGCCCTACGTCGCGGGGGGAAGTCCCGGTGCGGAACCTTCTCCGCCCCTCGCCTCCCCCGATGAACTCGTGGTCATCGAAGCGGAGATCCGCCACGCCAACGAAGAAGATCGTCGGGCCATGGAGGGCGTCGCCGAACGCATTGCCGCTGACCCGGACGTCCGCCGCGTGCGCTGGTATGCGCGTGAACACGCGCGCGAAGATTGA
- the lpdA gene encoding dihydrolipoyl dehydrogenase → MGTYDLIVIGGGPAGYVGALYASARGKRVALVERDALGGVCLNRGCIPTKAFLETAKLYTLLRESALAQGIRVEGVQVDVAQMLARKEEIVGRLVKGIAFLLKRGKVDVYEGTGRLLPWSTEGANRVEVLPRDGGESRILNAQHVLLATGSLPRYFPGMEPDGRVVLSSDDALRFERIPKAVAIVGGGAIGVEWAYIYHSLGAKVYLLEALDRILPLEDEEVSREVTRIFKKRGIEVYTGTALHEGDIERRDTSAVVHVRRPQGELALDVDFVLVAVGRIPNTEGLGLEGTSVRRERGFIVTKENLETDQPGVYAAGDVAGAPLLAHKASHEAILAVRSMLGEDVRKPDPRDIPRATFGSPEVASVGYTEAEAREAGFAVRTAKFPVRANGRALIEGEADGFVKLVAEEESGEILGVHIVGPRAGDLIGEGSLLRHLRAKDFALAETVHPHPTLVEMLGEAGFQLLGTPIHA, encoded by the coding sequence ATGGGAACCTACGATCTCATCGTGATAGGCGGCGGGCCGGCGGGCTACGTCGGAGCCTTGTACGCTTCGGCCCGAGGCAAACGAGTGGCCCTTGTCGAACGAGATGCGCTCGGGGGCGTCTGCCTGAACCGAGGGTGTATTCCTACGAAGGCCTTTCTCGAAACGGCCAAGCTCTACACGCTTCTCCGCGAAAGTGCGTTAGCCCAAGGCATACGCGTAGAGGGCGTGCAGGTGGACGTGGCGCAGATGCTCGCCCGTAAGGAAGAAATCGTCGGTAGACTCGTCAAGGGAATCGCCTTCCTCCTTAAGCGGGGTAAGGTTGACGTCTACGAAGGTACGGGCCGCCTCCTCCCCTGGTCGACGGAGGGTGCCAACCGCGTCGAAGTCCTTCCGCGAGATGGGGGAGAGAGTCGGATCTTAAACGCCCAGCACGTCCTCCTCGCTACGGGTTCGCTTCCCCGGTACTTCCCAGGAATGGAGCCCGACGGCCGCGTGGTTCTTTCGAGTGACGACGCCCTCCGTTTCGAGCGCATCCCCAAGGCGGTTGCCATTGTCGGCGGGGGAGCGATAGGCGTGGAGTGGGCTTACATCTACCACAGCCTCGGTGCAAAGGTATACCTCCTCGAAGCCCTCGACCGCATCCTTCCCCTGGAAGACGAAGAAGTGAGCCGCGAAGTCACCCGGATCTTCAAAAAGCGCGGCATCGAGGTGTACACCGGGACCGCTCTCCACGAGGGAGACATCGAGCGGCGCGATACGTCGGCAGTCGTTCACGTGCGGCGGCCGCAAGGAGAGCTCGCCCTCGACGTCGACTTCGTCCTCGTGGCGGTCGGTCGAATTCCCAATACGGAAGGCCTCGGACTCGAGGGAACGAGCGTCCGGCGCGAACGCGGGTTCATCGTCACCAAAGAAAACCTCGAGACCGACCAACCCGGCGTGTACGCCGCAGGGGACGTCGCCGGAGCGCCACTCCTCGCACACAAGGCTTCGCACGAGGCAATCCTCGCCGTGCGTTCCATGCTCGGAGAAGATGTGCGGAAGCCGGATCCGCGGGACATCCCCCGGGCGACGTTTGGTTCGCCGGAAGTCGCAAGCGTGGGGTACACGGAGGCGGAGGCACGGGAAGCGGGGTTTGCTGTTCGTACGGCGAAGTTTCCCGTTCGGGCAAACGGGAGGGCGCTCATCGAAGGCGAGGCGGACGGCTTTGTGAAGCTCGTCGCCGAGGAAGAATCCGGGGAGATCCTCGGAGTCCACATCGTCGGCCCGCGGGCGGGCGATTTAATCGGCGAGGGGTCGCTCCTTCGGCACCTACGGGCGAAGGACTTCGCGCTTGCGGAAACCGTACATCCCCATCCCACCCTGGTGGAGATGCTCGGCGAGGCGGGATTTCAGCTCCTTGGCACGCCGATCCACGCGTAG
- a CDS encoding acetate--CoA ligase: protein MSIEDRPLEAYREARLLHVGKPLIPPSQELRKKSEEAFGLTQAEVQALMQEAAENPVAYWERIAHELHWFAGWTKAFEGTFTDFRFFSGGLTNVSVNCIDRHLPAARNKVALFYEREDGHREIWTYQDLYEATVRLARALADSGVKPGDHVALFASNIPEAFVTIHAAYRLGAVYTVLFAGFSVEAVRERLRDFSPKVVLVADATIRRGKLIPLKPTLDAAIDGLGVERVVVFRRFGIDLSMDPVRDIAYEDFVSGVPAAFDPVPVEANAPGFVIYTSGTTSKPKGLVHSGVGFLLGTYANVKWSLAPRPDDRVWVTADVGWLTAPIFGVVGGLAHGLTLVLYEGAPDSPNPGRFYDVLERYRVNKLFTAPTLLRMLRREGEKWIHGNELLEVIALVGEPLDPETFTWAYEVLGRKSAFVNNTYGQSETGTAWASSIVGITATKPGATGHALPGYLGEVLDDEGRPVPPGEVGYLVLKNPFPSLARTLYKEPERYRNLYFGRFPGYYYTGDAAVRDADGMYWVVGRVDDVINVAGHRIGTMELEAALTEHPAVAEAAVIGVPDAIKGEMPFGFVVLRQGYTPSEELERELIERVARSVGSYAKPKRVAIVPTLPRTRSGKIMRRLLKELLLAGEIRGDLTSLDNPDSIERLARLRDAWSQNL, encoded by the coding sequence ATGAGCATCGAGGATCGTCCGTTGGAGGCATATCGGGAGGCCCGCCTTTTGCACGTAGGGAAACCGCTCATTCCGCCTTCGCAGGAGCTGCGAAAAAAGAGCGAGGAGGCGTTCGGTCTCACGCAGGCGGAAGTGCAGGCGCTCATGCAAGAAGCCGCGGAAAATCCGGTCGCCTATTGGGAACGCATCGCCCACGAACTGCATTGGTTTGCCGGATGGACCAAGGCGTTCGAGGGAACCTTTACGGACTTTCGCTTTTTCTCCGGGGGTCTTACGAACGTCTCTGTAAACTGCATCGACCGCCACTTGCCAGCCGCGCGGAACAAGGTGGCGCTCTTTTACGAACGTGAGGACGGGCACCGCGAAATTTGGACCTACCAGGACCTCTACGAAGCTACGGTACGGCTCGCCCGAGCGCTTGCCGATTCCGGCGTAAAGCCCGGAGATCACGTCGCCCTCTTTGCCTCCAACATCCCCGAGGCCTTTGTGACGATCCACGCCGCCTACCGCTTGGGGGCGGTGTACACGGTGCTCTTTGCCGGATTTTCCGTCGAGGCGGTGCGCGAGCGCCTGCGGGATTTTTCTCCCAAGGTCGTCCTCGTGGCTGACGCGACGATCCGCCGCGGCAAGCTCATTCCCTTGAAACCCACACTCGATGCGGCGATAGACGGGCTCGGCGTCGAACGCGTGGTCGTCTTCCGACGCTTTGGAATCGACCTGTCCATGGACCCCGTCCGCGACATCGCCTACGAAGACTTCGTCTCTGGCGTCCCGGCAGCCTTCGATCCCGTCCCCGTAGAGGCCAACGCCCCCGGTTTCGTGATCTACACCTCAGGTACGACCTCGAAACCGAAAGGGCTCGTCCACAGCGGCGTCGGCTTTCTCCTCGGCACGTACGCCAACGTGAAGTGGAGCCTCGCGCCGCGCCCCGACGATCGGGTTTGGGTGACGGCGGACGTAGGGTGGCTTACGGCCCCCATCTTCGGCGTCGTCGGTGGTCTCGCCCACGGACTTACGCTTGTCCTGTACGAAGGTGCGCCGGACAGCCCCAATCCGGGGAGGTTCTACGACGTCCTCGAACGGTATCGGGTGAACAAACTCTTCACGGCCCCCACGCTCTTGCGCATGCTCCGCAGGGAAGGGGAGAAGTGGATCCACGGAAATGAGCTCCTCGAGGTCATCGCCCTGGTAGGTGAGCCGCTCGATCCGGAGACCTTTACCTGGGCCTACGAGGTGCTCGGCCGGAAATCCGCCTTTGTGAACAACACGTACGGCCAGAGCGAAACCGGCACGGCGTGGGCTTCCAGCATCGTAGGCATCACCGCGACGAAACCGGGGGCTACGGGGCACGCCCTGCCCGGGTACCTCGGAGAGGTCCTTGACGACGAGGGCAGGCCCGTTCCGCCGGGAGAAGTCGGGTACCTCGTCCTCAAGAATCCTTTCCCGTCCCTCGCGCGTACGCTTTACAAGGAACCGGAGCGCTACCGGAACCTGTACTTCGGCCGTTTTCCGGGGTACTATTACACAGGAGACGCGGCGGTACGCGACGCCGACGGGATGTACTGGGTCGTCGGGCGCGTAGACGACGTGATCAACGTTGCGGGACATCGGATTGGGACCATGGAGCTCGAGGCCGCGCTTACGGAGCATCCGGCAGTTGCAGAAGCCGCGGTAATCGGGGTGCCCGATGCGATCAAGGGGGAGATGCCCTTTGGTTTCGTCGTCTTGCGCCAGGGGTACACCCCTTCTGAGGAGCTCGAGCGCGAACTCATCGAGCGCGTCGCGCGGAGCGTGGGAAGCTACGCAAAACCGAAGCGCGTGGCGATCGTTCCTACGCTTCCCAGAACCCGAAGCGGGAAGATCATGCGCCGCCTCCTCAAGGAACTCCTCCTTGCGGGCGAGATCCGCGGCGATCTGACCTCGCTTGACAACCCGGATTCCATCGAACGGCTGGCCCGGCTCCGGGACGCTTGGTCGCAGAACCTCTAA
- a CDS encoding DUF309 domain-containing protein, producing the protein MPNELWDELPRPLREFFCLYAKGEYFDAHEVLEDFWLEEGRDPLLQALIQVAVAYYHYEAGNVAGSRALFTSALGYLERAEESRRRLRPLPSETPTTAPDDARAPHPYGLRIPDIVRAISELLPHLPDVRRLPLEEVQKAPLPKVEFSPGGVPCASFCTS; encoded by the coding sequence GTGCCGAACGAATTGTGGGACGAGCTTCCCCGACCCCTCCGGGAATTCTTTTGTCTGTATGCCAAAGGCGAGTACTTCGACGCCCACGAAGTTTTGGAGGACTTTTGGCTCGAGGAAGGACGGGATCCCCTCCTCCAGGCGCTCATCCAGGTGGCCGTCGCCTACTACCACTATGAGGCGGGCAACGTCGCGGGAAGTCGTGCGCTTTTCACCTCGGCGTTGGGCTACCTCGAACGCGCGGAAGAAAGTCGGCGTCGCCTTCGGCCGCTCCCTTCAGAAACCCCTACAACTGCTCCGGATGACGCAAGGGCTCCGCATCCCTACGGCCTTCGCATTCCGGACATCGTCCGCGCCATTTCGGAATTGCTTCCCCATCTTCCGGACGTGCGCCGTCTTCCCCTCGAAGAGGTTCAAAAGGCACCCTTGCCCAAGGTGGAATTCTCCCCCGGGGGTGTCCCTTGCGCTTCCTTTTGCACTTCGTAA
- a CDS encoding NUDIX hydrolase: protein MHEREAQTRQGIEEAKSRTAEAGEGGVHPASEGACPEITLERREMYAGKIVRVVLDQIENCRGHRSTREIVVHPGAVAVLARTEEGKFLFVRQYRKPVERDLLEIPAGKREEGETPEVTAVRELREETGYGGGTWTYLGKIYTSPGMLSEGIDLYFTDAVHPVGVTPDDPDEILRVEHLDAEEIRRAVLRGELVDAKSLAALALASQKLGLDIL, encoded by the coding sequence GTGCACGAACGCGAAGCACAGACGCGACAGGGGATAGAGGAAGCGAAAAGCCGCACCGCCGAGGCAGGGGAAGGCGGAGTCCACCCCGCATCCGAAGGCGCGTGCCCGGAAATCACCTTGGAACGGCGCGAAATGTACGCTGGTAAGATCGTCCGCGTCGTCTTGGACCAAATCGAAAACTGCCGCGGCCACCGCTCGACGCGGGAGATCGTCGTCCATCCCGGAGCCGTTGCGGTCCTCGCCCGCACGGAAGAAGGAAAGTTTCTCTTCGTGAGGCAGTACCGAAAGCCCGTAGAACGCGACCTCCTGGAAATCCCGGCGGGAAAGCGGGAAGAAGGGGAAACGCCGGAGGTCACCGCCGTGCGGGAACTGCGGGAAGAAACGGGATACGGCGGCGGGACGTGGACGTACTTGGGCAAAATCTACACCTCGCCCGGCATGTTGAGCGAAGGGATCGACCTCTACTTTACCGATGCCGTCCATCCCGTGGGCGTCACTCCCGACGATCCCGACGAGATTTTGCGCGTCGAGCATCTCGACGCGGAAGAAATTCGCCGCGCCGTTCTTCGGGGAGAACTCGTGGACGCCAAAAGCCTAGCCGCCCTCGCCTTGGCGTCGCAAAAGCTCGGCCTCGACATTTTGTGA
- a CDS encoding hydrogenase small subunit, whose product MSAPSTDVRRKSMYEEALEQGISRREFLKIASAVTLALGLDLKEMPKVVRAMETKPRIPVIWMDFQSCSGPTESFTRSYQPTVEKVLFDMISLEYNGALMAGSGTAAEKHVEEIVEKYPGQFILAAEGSLPTMPGALAIAGQPRYYEKWREIASKAMAVVAVGSCATWGGIPAANPNPTGAKSVIDFVPPGVPWIRIPGCPPIGEVITNTLAHIAILGKLPEVDELGRPKEFFRHRLHDKCQRRPFFDAGLYVESFDSEGAREGFCLYKMGCRGPTTYNACAELRWNGGLSWPIQSGHPCIGCAAPNFWDEGPFYARVVQLPGTQTTINPERVGLGIAAVAALGITAHAAASVISRRRLRKSEAEAAAEEAKETAHEG is encoded by the coding sequence ATGTCGGCACCGTCGACTGACGTGCGCCGCAAGTCGATGTACGAGGAAGCCCTCGAGCAGGGGATCTCGCGCCGCGAATTTCTCAAGATCGCCTCTGCCGTGACCCTCGCTCTGGGGCTCGACCTCAAGGAGATGCCGAAGGTCGTCCGGGCCATGGAGACAAAGCCCCGCATTCCCGTGATCTGGATGGACTTTCAAAGCTGCAGCGGTCCTACGGAGTCCTTTACTCGTTCGTACCAGCCGACAGTAGAAAAGGTCCTCTTTGACATGATCTCACTCGAGTACAACGGAGCCCTCATGGCAGGGTCGGGAACCGCGGCGGAAAAGCACGTCGAAGAAATCGTCGAAAAGTACCCGGGGCAGTTCATCCTGGCCGCAGAGGGAAGCCTTCCCACGATGCCTGGCGCGTTGGCCATCGCCGGCCAACCCCGGTACTACGAGAAGTGGCGCGAAATCGCTTCGAAGGCGATGGCCGTCGTAGCTGTCGGAAGCTGCGCGACGTGGGGAGGGATCCCCGCCGCAAACCCCAACCCTACGGGAGCCAAGTCCGTGATCGACTTCGTTCCTCCCGGAGTTCCTTGGATTCGCATTCCTGGCTGTCCTCCGATCGGCGAAGTGATCACGAACACGCTGGCCCACATCGCCATTTTGGGGAAGCTTCCTGAGGTAGACGAGCTCGGCCGTCCCAAGGAGTTTTTCCGCCACCGCCTGCACGACAAGTGCCAGCGGCGCCCCTTTTTCGACGCCGGACTCTACGTCGAGTCGTTTGACAGCGAAGGTGCGCGCGAAGGGTTTTGCCTCTACAAGATGGGGTGCCGCGGGCCGACGACGTACAACGCCTGTGCAGAGCTTCGCTGGAACGGGGGTTTGAGCTGGCCGATTCAATCGGGGCACCCATGCATCGGCTGTGCCGCACCGAATTTCTGGGACGAGGGGCCCTTCTACGCCCGCGTCGTCCAACTCCCCGGAACGCAGACGACGATCAACCCCGAGCGGGTAGGTCTCGGGATCGCGGCCGTCGCAGCCCTCGGAATTACGGCGCATGCCGCCGCATCTGTGATCTCCCGCCGTCGCCTCCGGAAGTCCGAAGCCGAAGCAGCGGCAGAAGAAGCAAAGGAAACCGCACACGAAGGTTGA